The DNA segment TGGCGGCGGGTTCAGCATTGAAGCCGGGGATCAGCGGCACGCGCACGCGCACGCCGCCGGAAGCGGAGCGGCGGCCCATTGCCCGCGCAGCCACGATGCGCCGCAGGTTGGCGAGGATGAGGGCGTTGTCCATGCCGGTGAACTGGCGATGGCGATCGCAGTCGATGTGTTTGATGTCGAAGAGCACGGTGTCGAGGAAAGGCAGCAGCCGGGCGAATGTGGCCCATGGGGCGCGCCCACAGGTCTCGATGGCCGTGCTCACCCCGGTCTGTTTGGCCAGACGCAGCAGCGCCTCGCAAAACCCCGGCTGCATCGTCGGCTCCCCGCCCGTCAGCGTCATCCCGCCCCCCTGGCCGTAAAACGGGCGGTCGCGCAGCACCGCGGCCATGACCTCGCCCGCCGTGCGCCGCGCCCCCACCCAGGTGAGGGCGCCGGTGGGGCAGAGGGCCACGCGCTCGTCAATTTCGGCGACGACCGCGGCGCTGCGGCGCGGCCCCTGCCATGCGGGCGAGCACACGCGGCACGATTCGGCGAACAGGCCGCAGTCGATGCAATGCCCGGCCCGCAGCATCGGCTCGGGCTGCATGGCTTGCGATTCGGGGTTGGCGCACCATTCGCAGCGCAAGGGACAGCCTTTGAGGAAGACGTTCGTGCGCAGGCCCGGCCCATCGTGCAGGGAATGGCGCTGCACATCGAAGACCACGCCCGCCACCAAAGCCCACTCCTGACTCGCGACTTTCGACTCGCGACTCGCGGCTCGCTCAAACATCGCCAAACTCCGAGCGCCGGATGATCTCGTCCTGAAGATCTTGGTCCAGCTCGGTGAAATAGGCGCTGTAGCCGGCCACGCGCACCACCAGCGAGCGGTATTCGTCGGGATGGGCTTGAGCCGCGCGCAGGGTGGCGGCGTCGACCACATTGAACTGCACGTGCGGGATGTGCAGCGCCGAGAAGCCGCGCAGCAATTGGGCGAATTTGGTCAGCGCCGCCGGGCCATCGAAAAAGGCGGGCAGGAATTTCATGTTCAGCAGCGTGCCGTTGGAGGCCAGCTTCAGATCCAGCTTGCTGACCGAGTGCAGCACGGCGGTGGCGCCGCGGCGGTCGCGGCCGGCAGTGGGCGACAACCCGCCGTCGGCCAGCGGCGCGCCGACGTGGCGACCATCGGGCGTGGCCCCCACATGGGCGCCCATGGGCACATGCGCCGACACGGTGTAAAAGCCCGGCTGGTACACGCCGCCGCGTATCGTCTGATACTGCTCAACCAGCTGGCAATAGCGGTCGCCCCAGCGCCCGGCGAACTGATCCACGCGGTCATCGTCGTTGCCATACTTGGGCGCCCGGTTGATCAACCGCTGCCGCAGCACCTCCTGCCCGGCGAAATCGCTGCGCAAGGCCGCCAACAAATCCGAGGCGCTGAGCCAGTGCTCGTCGAACACGGCTTGCTCGACCGCAGCCAGGCTGTCGGCGACGTTGGCGATCTGCACGCCCTGCACACCCGAAAAGTTGTAGCGCGCCCCGCCGGCGGTCACATCCAGCCCGCGATCGAGGCAATCATCGATCACCAACGACAGGAAGGGCGACGGCAGCACCTCGGCGTGGATCCGATCGACGATGGTGCAGCCTTTCACCATCAGGGCCACGAAATGCGCCAATTGCCGGTCAAAGGCCGCCTCCAGCTCCGCGAACGAACGCATGTCGTCCAGGCAGGGTGTGGGCAGGCCGATCTGCTCGCCGGTCTGCGGGTCGCGGCCGCCGAACAGCGTTAGTTCCAGCACCCGCGTCAGGTTGAACATGGCGGCGTCGCTCCAGCCCAGGGCCTTGCCCGGCGTGGACAGTTCGACGCAGCCGACGATGGCATAGTCCCGCGCCGCGGCCAGCGGCAGACCGCGGTTGACCTGCCCCGGCACGATCACCTCGTCGTTGAAGACTTGCGGCATGCCGCTGCCCTTGCCGATGACGAAGGCGGCGGCTTCCAGAAATTCCTGCGGGCTGCCAGCGTGGACGCGAATCGACAGGTTGGGCTGCGTCAGGCCCAGGTCGGCCTGCGCCCGCAGACACATGGTGCTGAGCAGGTTGGTGGCGTCGGCGCCGTCGGCCCGTTGCCCGCCCACGACCAGGTTGAAGCCGATGGGGAAACCGGCGAAGTAGCGGGCGCTGTGGCTGCTGCGCAGGAGGACGATCTCGTTGAATTTGAGCCACAGGCATTCGAGCAGTTCCTGCGCCTGGGCCAGCGTCAAGCGGCCCTCGTTCAGGTCGCGCTCGAGGTAGGGCAGCATGTATTGGTCGAAGCGTCCGGGCGAGAAGCTGCTGGCGTTGGATTCGACTTGCAGCAGCACGAACAGGAACCACACCGCTTGCAGGGCTTCGTGGAAAGTGCGCGGGGGACGGGCCGAAATCCGGCGGCAGAGGCCGGCCATGCCTTCGAGTTCGGCGGCGCGGGCGGGGTCGGGGGATGTCCGGGCCAGTTCGGCGGCGAGGTCGGCGTAGCGCAGGATGAATTCCTCGGCGGCTTGCAGGGCGATCAGGGCGGCGGCATCGAAGGGCGATCCCCGCATCGCCCCAGCGCGCCGCGCTTTCTCGCGCAGCCCGCCGATCCCCAGCCGCAGCCATGTCTCCACGTCGGGCAGGATATGGCCCTGGGCGTGGTCGGTCTGGTTGAGCGAGAAGGCTCTGCCCTGCATGGCCACTCGCACATCCGCCGGCACGCGACTGGCAACCATGTCTTCGAGGGTTTTGCCGCGCCAGTATGGGAAGATGCCGTGGCGCAGCTCATCGATTTGGGCGGGCGTGATCTCGAAGCGGTCTTGCGGGCGCGTGGGCAGGATGTCCAGCTCGCGGTCGATCCAGTCGACTGCGCCTTCGGGGGCGATGACGCCCATGCGCGGGCGCAGCGAGCGGTTGCCGACGATGATCTCGTCCGGCTCGATCGTGATCGACAGCGAGCGCACAAGATGTAGCAGCATCTTGGCCCGGCGGATGGGCATGGGCTCGCCTTCGCTCTGGCGATAGCTTTCGGTGGTGAACCGCGCCCGTTCCACGTCGATCTGGCGCTGGTTTTGTAAAAGGCGCTGCTTGATGCCGGCGACGCGGGCGGCGGGGCAGGTGGAGGCCCATGCGGCGCGGGGGAAGCCGGCGGTGGGGTCGAGGGAAAGCGGGGGGTGAGTGAGAAGGGAATTCATCAAGCGGCGCGCAAATGGTCGGCCACGCGCAGGGCCTGGGCAGTGATGGTGAGGGCCGGGTTCATGGCCGCCGAGGAGGGGAAGAAGGAGGAATCGACCACATAGAGGTTGTCGACTTCGTGCGTGCGGCAGAAGGGGTCGAGCACAGAGGTGGCCGGGTCGAGGCCGAAGCGGGCGACGCCGCATTGGTGCGAGTTGGTGGCGATGCTCATGCGCTCGATCAGGACAACCGGGTAACCGGCCTCTTGCATCATGCGCTTGGAGGCGGCGATGAGCCGGTCATGGGCGACCAGGTTGTTGGGTCGCCAATGGACGATGATGCGGCCATCGCTGCCGAGGGTAATGCGATTTTCGGGATCAGGCAAATCTTCGGACATCACCCACCAATCGACGCTGCGATCCGCCATCGCCTGCAGGATGGGGCGGGGGACGAGCGGCTTGGCGGCCGTCAACATGCCGGCCTGCAGCTTGCCCAACATCTGCACATTGCCCATGGGGTAGGGGAAATCTGGCCCGCGCCAATAGAAGTCGTTGACGGCCATCGTCTTCTGGAAGACGGTTGGGTTGACGCGGGTGGGGGCGATGGCCATGAGGGCGGTGTTGTTGTGCACCATGTAGTTGCGCCCCACCAGCCCCGAACGATTGGCCAGGCCGTGGGGATGCTGGTCGTTGGCCGAGCGCAGCAGCAGCGCCGCCGAGTTGACGGCTCCGCAAGAGATGACATAACGTCCGGCCCGGACGATCTGCTGCTCCCCGTCCTTTTCCACTTCCACGCCCGTCACACGGCGGCCGGTGGCGTCGGTGAGGACGCGCAACGCCTTTGTGCGCACCCACAGCCCGACATTGGCGTGGGCGATGGCCGGGCGCACGCAGCAGACATCGGCTTCGCTTTTGGCCAGGACCTGGCAGGGGAAGCCATCGCAGGTTTTGCAGCGGATGCAACGCCCACCCTCGCGCAGGTCTACGCCCATGGGCAGGTGGAACGGATGCAGCCCCTGGGCCCGCAGGCGCTGGCCCAGCTGCTCGATGCCCGGTTCGTGGGGCATGGCCGGGAAGGGGAAGGGGCCGGAGCGGGGCGGCTCGGTGGGGTCTTCGCCGGGCGCGCCATGCACCCGGTAGAGTTCCTCGGCCCGGTGATAGTAAGGCTCCATCTCGTCGTACGAGATCGGCCAGGCGGGCGACGTGCCGCCTTCGTGCTCGATGGCGCCGAAATCCTCTCGGCGCAGGCGCGGCAGCGCCGCCCCGTACACTTTGGTGTTCCCGCCCACGAAGTAGTGTACGCCCGGCTGGAACGTTCCCCCACCGTTGGCGTCATGCCAGACTTCGTCGGGCTTGTAGCGTTTGTGTTTGAAGTTGGCGGACGGCTCCCAGTTCTGCGGTTCTTGCGGCAGGAAGTCGCCGCGTTCGATCAGCAAGATGCGCATGCCGCTATCGGCCAGGGCATAGGCCAGGGCGCCGCCGCCGGCGCCTGTGCCAATGATGATCAGATCGTAGTTCTCTGTCATTGAGTGTCTTCTTGAGCCCAGTAGTCCACGACCATCGATTGCGCCAGATAGGGAGCGACGCTCTCCACGAAGGTTCGATGGGTGGGGTGCACGAGATAGGCGTCGCGGTCCGCAGCCGTGGCGAATGTCAGTAGGAAGCAGTGGGTGAAGCCGCGCTGCAATCCCTCAGGGCTGACATCCACACCCCACTCGAAGGCGGCGATACCGGGGATGGCCTGCGGCAGGCGCGCAAATGCTGCACAAACGCCAGCGATTTCCTCCGGCGACGAGGATGGTCGAAATGCGAAGAGCACGACGTGGCGGAGCATGGGCGTTGCGAATGGGTGCCTGCGCGAGCGTCAGCCCTTGACCGAACCGGCCAAGATGCCGCGGATGAAGAAGCGGCCCAGAAGGATGTAGATCACGGCCGTGGGCAGGGCCGCCACCACCGCCCCAGCCATGACCACGTTCCAATCAACCGAAAAGGTGCCCGAGAGGTTGTTCAAGGCAATGGTCACCGGCTGAGCGCTGGGGTTGGGGACGACGGTGACGCCGAACAAGAAGTCATTCCAGATGTTGGTGAACTGGAAGATGCCGACGACGACGAAGGCCGGGATCGAGAGCGGCAGCATGACGCGGGTGAAGGTGGTGATCAGCCCGGCGCCATCGACGCGGGCCGCCTCCAGCAGCTCGTTGGGCACGCCGGCAAAGTAGTTGCGGAAGATCAGGGTGGTGATGGGGATGCCGTAGATCA comes from the Caldilineales bacterium genome and includes:
- a CDS encoding glycyl radical protein — protein: MNSLLTHPPLSLDPTAGFPRAAWASTCPAARVAGIKQRLLQNQRQIDVERARFTTESYRQSEGEPMPIRRAKMLLHLVRSLSITIEPDEIIVGNRSLRPRMGVIAPEGAVDWIDRELDILPTRPQDRFEITPAQIDELRHGIFPYWRGKTLEDMVASRVPADVRVAMQGRAFSLNQTDHAQGHILPDVETWLRLGIGGLREKARRAGAMRGSPFDAAALIALQAAEEFILRYADLAAELARTSPDPARAAELEGMAGLCRRISARPPRTFHEALQAVWFLFVLLQVESNASSFSPGRFDQYMLPYLERDLNEGRLTLAQAQELLECLWLKFNEIVLLRSSHSARYFAGFPIGFNLVVGGQRADGADATNLLSTMCLRAQADLGLTQPNLSIRVHAGSPQEFLEAAAFVIGKGSGMPQVFNDEVIVPGQVNRGLPLAAARDYAIVGCVELSTPGKALGWSDAAMFNLTRVLELTLFGGRDPQTGEQIGLPTPCLDDMRSFAELEAAFDRQLAHFVALMVKGCTIVDRIHAEVLPSPFLSLVIDDCLDRGLDVTAGGARYNFSGVQGVQIANVADSLAAVEQAVFDEHWLSASDLLAALRSDFAGQEVLRQRLINRAPKYGNDDDRVDQFAGRWGDRYCQLVEQYQTIRGGVYQPGFYTVSAHVPMGAHVGATPDGRHVGAPLADGGLSPTAGRDRRGATAVLHSVSKLDLKLASNGTLLNMKFLPAFFDGPAALTKFAQLLRGFSALHIPHVQFNVVDAATLRAAQAHPDEYRSLVVRVAGYSAYFTELDQDLQDEIIRRSEFGDV
- a CDS encoding carbohydrate ABC transporter permease, with amino-acid sequence MAIAYLLPVYVMVANGLKDAANVSLSRMWAPPLQLTAANGFIGAWQRLSPNMTNSLLMVIPATILSSLIGAINGYLFAKWKFRGSDILFTLLLFGFFIPYQSILLPLVRFLQVVGLYGKLPGLVLVHVIYGIPITTLIFRNYFAGVPNELLEAARVDGAGLITTFTRVMLPLSIPAFVVVGIFQFTNIWNDFLFGVTVVPNPSAQPVTIALNNLSGTFSVDWNVVMAGAVVAALPTAVIYILLGRFFIRGILAGSVKG
- a CDS encoding GMC family oxidoreductase — protein: MTENYDLIIIGTGAGGGALAYALADSGMRILLIERGDFLPQEPQNWEPSANFKHKRYKPDEVWHDANGGGTFQPGVHYFVGGNTKVYGAALPRLRREDFGAIEHEGGTSPAWPISYDEMEPYYHRAEELYRVHGAPGEDPTEPPRSGPFPFPAMPHEPGIEQLGQRLRAQGLHPFHLPMGVDLREGGRCIRCKTCDGFPCQVLAKSEADVCCVRPAIAHANVGLWVRTKALRVLTDATGRRVTGVEVEKDGEQQIVRAGRYVISCGAVNSAALLLRSANDQHPHGLANRSGLVGRNYMVHNNTALMAIAPTRVNPTVFQKTMAVNDFYWRGPDFPYPMGNVQMLGKLQAGMLTAAKPLVPRPILQAMADRSVDWWVMSEDLPDPENRITLGSDGRIIVHWRPNNLVAHDRLIAASKRMMQEAGYPVVLIERMSIATNSHQCGVARFGLDPATSVLDPFCRTHEVDNLYVVDSSFFPSSAAMNPALTITAQALRVADHLRAA
- a CDS encoding Dabb family protein; amino-acid sequence: MLRHVVLFAFRPSSSPEEIAGVCAAFARLPQAIPGIAAFEWGVDVSPEGLQRGFTHCFLLTFATAADRDAYLVHPTHRTFVESVAPYLAQSMVVDYWAQEDTQ
- a CDS encoding glycyl-radical enzyme activating protein, with the protein product MFERAASRESKVASQEWALVAGVVFDVQRHSLHDGPGLRTNVFLKGCPLRCEWCANPESQAMQPEPMLRAGHCIDCGLFAESCRVCSPAWQGPRRSAAVVAEIDERVALCPTGALTWVGARRTAGEVMAAVLRDRPFYGQGGGMTLTGGEPTMQPGFCEALLRLAKQTGVSTAIETCGRAPWATFARLLPFLDTVLFDIKHIDCDRHRQFTGMDNALILANLRRIVAARAMGRRSASGGVRVRVPLIPGFNAEPAAIAAIAAFVAALPGPVQGVDLLPYHSLGRAKYAALGREYPWRGHQRLSQPEIDPLAAIVAGYGLPVTVGG